From a region of the Solanum stenotomum isolate F172 chromosome 2, ASM1918654v1, whole genome shotgun sequence genome:
- the LOC125855842 gene encoding uncharacterized protein LOC125855842 has product MVFDPPTTSSTAVTMIDTGALDITGYCTRMKKLWEELSTLAANHICNCRCTCGAKDIMYKVDQDMRLIQFLMGLNEDENYREIRPHNKMFTERASLAASASGIKNFKMNYTSNTNTNESSSRQGQTSQNNSYNQRNYGYNPPTINQRNTINGYNNMFNKGKRIAANAHSDKNPIKNEEPLYKNHKGTQLSKEQYDQLMNMLQHFSNSDPRSDTQTSGAENSAGIFTEEAMEISNVHDELYLLFSNYLRKGTNISESEMNLVLMKKQLCILLGQATMTKEFEALHTNNTWSLVLLPTGKKPIGCKWVFNIKHKDDGSIERFNARLVVKGYTKHPVIDYTKTFSPIVKMNTVRSLIATSVKQI; this is encoded by the exons ATGGTTTTTGATCCTCCAACCACGAGCTCTACCGCTGTAACGATGATCGATACAG GTGCCTTGGACATTACTGGTTACTGCACCAGAATGAAGAAATTATGGGAAGAACTCAGTACCTTAGCAGCTAATCACATATGCAATTGTCGATGCACATGTGGTGCCAAAGATATCATGTATAAGGTTGATCAGGACATGCGCTTGATCCAATTTCTCATGGGGCTAAATGAG GACGAAAATTATAGGGAAATTAGACCGCACAACAAGATGTTTACTGAACGTGCTTCTCTTGCTGCAAGTGCTTCAGGCATTAAGAACTTCAAAATGAACTACACATCCAACACCAATACTAATGAATCCAGCTCTA GACAAGGTCAGACCTCACAGAATAATTCATACAACCAGAGGAACTATGGTTACAATCCACCTACAATCAATCAAAGGAACACAATCAATGGCTACAACAACATGTTTAATAAGGGGAAAAGAATAGCTGCAAATGCACATTCTGATAAGAACCCTATCAAGAATGAGGAACCACTATATAAGAATCACAAGGGAACACAACTGTCCAAGGAACAATATGATCAACTGATGAACATGTTGCAACACTTTAGTAATTCTGATCCACGTAGTGACACTCAGACTAGTGGAGCTGAAAACTCTGCAG GCATCTTTACTGAAGAGGCTATGGAGATTAGTAATGTGCATGATGAGCTTTACCTTCTATTCTCAAACTATCTCAGGAAAGGGACCAACATTTCTGAATCAGAGA TGAACCTGGTTCTTATGAAGAAGCAGCTATGTATCCTACTTGGGCAAGCAACTATGACAAAAGAGTTTGAGGCTTTACATACCAACAATACATGGAGCCTAGTGCTCTTACCCACAGGGAAGAAACCTATTGGGTGCAAATGGGTTTTCAATATTAAACACAAGGATGATGGTTCAATAGAGAGGTTTAATGCTCGATTGGTTGTGAAAGGGTATACTAAACATCCTGTAATAGATTACACTAAAACTTTTTCACCAATTGTCAAGATGAATACTGTGAGATCTCTTATTGCTACTTCAGTCAAACAGATTTAG